ATAGGTGTTTTCATGTGCTTATATGCATGTAATTGGCTTATCATGTACTTATATGATTGTAAACAATGTTTATAGGAAGTATGTTGGCTTTTAATGAAGTTTAAAGGCCAAACGTCCAAGAAGTTTGAAAGTTAGGTTTGAGACATGAATGTGTGTGTCTTGAGTGTTCCTAGCATGTTTGAAGGTGTTGTGTGTAATTTTTCTATGCAAAACTGATTTTGAAGGTCCTTGACATGTTAAGGTATTTACATTTGAAACGCCctggtacgactccccaagtgCCACACAGCAAGCCTTCAAGGAGGACCAAAAGGTTGTCGACACATTACCTTGGTAGTGTCAATCGACAGAGCCAAAGGAGGCCTCGTCAGTCCACCAATGCTCCATCGATGGAAACTTAGCCTGGTGAAAGCTTTAGGATGTTGTTAAGCCTCAGAATCAATCAATGTCCTACAGTACGGTCCGTTGATAGACCTACATGGCATCGTTTGTCGCGTCGATGGTGAGTGCAACAACAGTCTGAACACtgtttcattaaaggggtgaatgggaaattcaatCCAAGTGATAACCTTACCCTATttggtttattttgttatttttgggtGGATTTAAGTGATCAAAAACGTTACAACCCCAATCCCAATTGAATTCACAAAATTTAGACATTCTTCCCCAACCAAACTCTCTCTataacctccattgaaggtcaagctcaagaacaacttaGAGCTTGGATTTCAATGGGTTCTTATTCAAGTTTTAAAGGTTTTCTTCTACATTAAGCTATGTTGATCCTTCATCCCTAGTTACTCTATCATCTAGAGAGTTCCttttaataatttcaaagaagtttcatgatcaaatttcttctttaatctagccatgggttctttatcaaaaatattcCCAAAGTCTTTCttgttatgaatttattataatgtattGATTGTAATGCAgatttcaatccaattgcattATGAATTGATGCTCCCATCCAACTCTCGTTTTATGCTATGTATTGGCTAGTATGATCTTTATACTAGGAGGAGTGTAATGTGATTCAGGTatgttaaatttattgttatctACTTCCTATCatgtataataattatatgtatattatatgtaaGGTATCCAATGTGGACCAAGGCTTGAAGATCTGGTTGTATTGGTTCATGTTCTCCTATCTTCtataaattattaatgtaatttaatgtATCTCGACTCTATGGTAATAGGATTATGATTTCTTATAGGGTTAAATGtactttagctactgcctataATGTGttatgatgatgaattatgtctTGTTGTCCCAATGTTGATAGATACTTGAAGAACTTAATCTCTACTTCTTACATATTGTTAAGTATGGCATTTAGTGTAACATTGACTCTATAATGCATGATTGAAGGCTtcgtttatttaaataaaattgtagCTACTGCGTTATTTGGTGTTATTTATGAATTGTGGGTATTAATCATTCATGATCAAACTAAGGGAATCTAAGGAAGATTGATCTTCATTCTTTTAGCCTAAAGATTGATAAATTGTGTACATAATGTGATCTCACTTCTAGGGGTGATGAAGCATGAGTTAGACTACGTTATTATGTCTTTTGCTACAGCCCTAgattgatataattgatgaaatatgattgataattaaatcaagttaaatttgttaattatcAACATCTCTACTTTCCAGTATATTGGTGATGTATTGTACTATGTTGTAGCATTGTATTGTTGTGGCTTGTGAAttgtttcttttatgattaaagcACATTTAGCCACTGCCCGTTTATATTAATCGTTGATGAAAAAGGcttattgatcaatgatgataaaGTCTAAATGATTTGTAAGAATTGCCTTATTGctctacttctctatttctcGATAGTATTGTTGATAGAATTGGCCTTTTATGACATTTTGtgttatggtccacttatggtggcggtgattactttattgtaaatatatatgtgatgcaATCATGGCCTAGAAGATAATCATACAATGAATTTGTATTGGTGATGATCACCCTATGAAAAGGTTTTGCCTAGTTTTCCTATTCTAgttatgatctaggttgtatttcTTATGTCACAAGTAAATGTAAGACCATGTTGGGGTTTGATTAGGTACCGccttatatgattataattggTTAATgatcccttacctatgtaccccaatgTGAAAGTGTGAATAGCTaaggttaggagtcttaagtgtaatatgaagttagcttgtctcctatgctaaattgtgttgtatggtctatgcttgaatgtgaattgtggtcctaagagggtggctgcctcaatgttTTTTGATAGcaattatgtgatcatgtttaccAACATACGCACACTCACAGTTCATGCATTCTTATAAGTAGTGTAGGTTCATTGTGTATAATGAAAGGTATTTTCATATGCAAttgtgtctactactatgcatttAAAGTGTATTTCTATGAAGTATTTTATGTATTCTATTacctaggatgacttgatacaTGTACTAGTACGggaaagggtatgggaccttgtctatgcaatgcacatgtgtgcctttaTAGAATTcgttcctaggtttggttttcTATGTGCATGaatatgttaagaattttttttaacgtgtttatatgaaaggattgatAATATAGTCGCAGCTATACACTTATGCATTGATTTATGAAGATGTGTGACCATAATGTACTAtatgaaaggtttgctcacatataaatATACACCTACACACATGTATGATGGTCCAGTCAatccttgaaaggtgtgctcaagtgtaccctaaactTCATAGGtgcttacatatgctatgtccatgtgaaatgGTTTCTCACAAGATTTATATTGATGAACTCtgatctatgacctatgagctaaatATGACGAGTTATTTCTCCTAAGCGTAATAATTAAAAGTAATGTTAATGAGCGTTTTTAATAAAAGGGAACTTATATTAGAACCAAGAGAACTTGAAGTTGAGTGGTTTCCCTTACCATTTGAGTAAGGTAGGTAACCATAGTCCTCACGAAGTGGTTAGCCGCATAGACAAAAGGGCATAGAGTGATTTTTCATTATGGATAACTATAATGCCCCATTTGGCATAAAAAGGGTTTCTACAAATGCATCCAACTTccataactatgcttgccacataaaATCGAGCAAGTTATTTCtcttagtatgctagcatgtgttaatgttctcgTTGGCTAATTAGAgaaccttccattggtgtaaggttgtacaacaccaaattccatgtagcacccatggtctcAGTGTTGGTTAAGGATAtagtttccctaatgtaaaatggacaatggaagtaaagtatggatcctaactaggataacctaagggtagttgcttagtgtaggtgggggtatgTGACTACACCTATGAATTGCACAAGTGTCTCcgaagggaagtcctaggaaaaTGTACAAATTCATGTGACTATGTTTATGTTCCTTGTGAATTACTTTGTAGTATTTCTCTACCATCTATAAcgatgtgcatggtatgagtcctaaTTGATCTATCTGATGAAGGTCTTTCCTAGTTTGGATGAATTTGTCTTCACTTgctatgttgatgtatgaatttgaTTTTAGCGCTTGTGCTCTAAtaataggtttactaagtatgtattattttatgggattcacatgtatatttcactagtagacttagattgggGTTCTGAGCAAGGTTTTATAATGCATTGATGTGAAGTTAAGTTAGTATATGTGCAAGTTGATgtagcttactgtaaagtgtATTAGAGTCTTGACTTAAATATGTCTATAATgtactatacttctatgatggtatgatAAGCTTGTTTAGATTGTATGCATGGTTTCCTTAAGGATATGCATTGCACCAATTAACTATAGGGTTTCTTAGGAGGCTAATGGGTTAAAAGAAAGAAGTTCAGCGTTAAGGGAAAAATGTTCATTGTAAATCAAGAGGTGCTTACtgtaaaatgattaaaaaatatcttaaatacattatatgattttttattatgttagaTCCTGAAATATTcctatatgaattatgaaaatgataCAGTGCTTTATAAAagtttcatgaatattttctcaaaaaggcatgaagtatgatttcaagaaaaatgttccttttaaatgcatgtttttgcatggctttAATACTTTGTGCATTCTTCTACTAACCCCATTGTTCGTTAGCTTTTTATagaaagtgtaggttatggatgcttaaaaggATATCCCTATGTTGAGGAGATTTTATGTGTTTCCCAAGCTCAAACAAAAGAAATCCTTAAGGTTCAAGGATGTCCTATGTCAAGTTATTTTGTAAGTCTTGTAGCTATCTGATATACCGTGAtttcacgatatttttaatgttttttccttaagtttagtgtgtgtacaaaatactttttctattaatttttatgtaagtttatctttatttacaggaaatctttctaaagatgaacgcggatgtttttgagcaagaaatgcagaaaagtaccacctacaaatgtgacggtccgtaggtggcctcgtagtgaagctgctgaaggaagatgggatgtctgacaaagtgtggggctacgaagtgcgtgatggaccgtcgtaacAATGAAATTCCATCCTGATGGTTTGTAAtaaagatcagagaagtagtcccagtacctaaattccaagagtttaagtgttatggaatggagaccctcgacggaccattgtgcctgtgacgatccgtcatacctaccatcaagggtaatgaagagagcagcagaagaattttcaaagtatgagacgacggagtccattaaaacccgtcgtgaccacgacgactATCACCTGGTCTGTCGACCCatccgcattttgacagattttcagcaaatagagtccttctttaattaggtttttgttttttataaatagttcgaaaaacctcgtttttggggttagactcttgattattttagcttcttttaGGGATTAGAATTTGTGgttattattacacttttggagaatattCAGTCttcgattaatttcagtaattgactgttggtgatttttttgattaattaagtgagtttctggattttattctttctcattgaagtatgtgcatgaatttttatattacatatttaaatattgtgattatgaccatgggtaactaaactccataactagggttgtgggaaccatgggcgaataataagataaaatctaactaaaataacaattctagaatagtgtcttgcatgtattgataattctttcgcttagaagtctttttaacggagggccgacgttagaacttgccttaatgctacttgccggaccaaggaggtagataataggaaaagaattatcaacataaagttagtgaatactatctaataggctagtattgattggtacgaggtaataacttagtcaaatatcgtatacaatgcttaatatgaggtaaaggtaagggttagtatagcaacacatgtagccggaccaaggtgcataGTGAaatttctagatgccggaccaaggatttagaaatacataacttatcaattttcttgcaagacactaggaaagaattgtgatagttagaattatgaagttaggaacctgtagggaacacgtaaaccctagttacttttattaattgattaaactccaacatttgaatctgttagttatctcctttaatttagcttgttatttttattcatttagaagtaaacccccccccctttattgtctttgttttccaaggaaataattgactaaaaattagtaataatagattgaagttaagtatgaactattttcctcgtaggaacgatcctaacctcattagttgggttctttacttgatactactgctttacttcttatttgagaagtatgtttgagcgtatcaaattttaggGCAGCCGGGGAAAgtagattttagattaacttaacttattactatagtttagtcgataatttcttatttttactttgtttcaTGTATTTCTTATTCTTCCTGAACTATCTtcattgtatgccaaatacacggagaggaagagaacccttgtttccctacgataaaaaattagagcgtacactacaaaacatgaatcaaaacttgggtattaataattatgatcaaaaccagaacatcccactCTGATTGACGTTCATGGTAAGTTGTTACGCGATTCTCCGGGTgaaaaccaacagaggggagaaaatcccgctccacggcaccaaaaatactacagaggctatgacaatatagcagactctAATGGGCCACTTGCCtttccccctctaccaccaggccacacctttgtggcaactagtagcctgatgcaaatgctcactgccagaggtttgttttcaggactaccttctgaggatccacatgcccatatagctaaggttagggcagtgtgtaaaagttgtgtagggaagccttacttggacttggatgtaatagggctaagagcgattcctctctcactgacaaGAGAGGCTtctatgtggttcactgagctcccttataactcaattttaacTTTGAACCAATCATGGGATGTTCTCTTAGCACGCTACCATGCgtctaagaaactaaaccacaaagatagagtgaacaactttgtggaacTACCACGAGAGTcaattagtagttcttgggatagattcacctcgttttttagaagcgtccccaatcaccgtatagatgatgagtcactgaaggaatacttttatcggggacaggatgataataataaagcggtgttggatactatagcaggTGGTTCTTATGGAGATTGTCcatatgctgagattgctgaaaagttagagaaaatctcctggaacaataaagcttggagtactagaaagTCAGATACTgagagaaataccttcgcagtgcaatcaacacacaacccagccacaaatgagattcgtgaagagatggcttaGATGAGAACTAAGCATGGGTTGGTATTagaacatgtcactggggtgcaaaaaagataaatgcagtcaactacttgtctaaaccaccaccaccaaatgatgaatgctattatgaggaggattcctatgcggtaaataaGCTGACGGGGGTTTTCCTACTGAAAGCCCAAGGCTCTAATAAGGAGAATTGttgccaaggtcaagggaaccaaggttggatctatggtaactatagccgtgagggtcattatgttctAAAAGGAAATTACAACCGAGATAACAACTTCCACAGGGGTAACTATCGTAATAGAAATGACAAGAATGGGCCAtttgttcctcctcaaaattgtgaagttactcctagggatggtggaggtagtatggaacgagttgaggatatgttgcataaaatgatgaggaggtttgatgctagtgatgagcacactaaagagttgaggaatgatttagtgggtattgggcagaaagtcgatactcatgcaatatcaattgagaaacttgagttacaattggccaaATAATCGGCGattgtgaacacacggcaaccgggcattcttcctagcaacactgtccaaaatctgaaaatgatggacattgcatggcaatcactactcgcggtggtaagaaaaccattgacccacctatgttgTCTAATaagaaaaaggtgacaaaaaatactgataaagtggtagaggttaatggtgaagtagaagataacactagaaaagatgctgaagtgcctaaaaaggtaactcccatgcctatacccccccccccatttcctcaaaggtTAGTggaaaagaccgaggatggtgaatatcggtgttttataataatgttgatgcaactttctatcaatgtccctttggttgaagctttagaacaaatgcccgattatgccaagtttatgaaagatctggttacaaagaaaagatcggtaacttttgaggatgatgatagaaggcaacattgtagtgctattgctacaagatctctggtacaaAATAAGGAAGATCCGTGTgagttcactattccttgtacaattggGCTATTatattttgcgaaagcattatgtgatctgggggcaagcataaatctcatgcccctctcaatttccaaaaagttgggtttgggtgatccaaagcccactgcaaTGCAGCTACTTATTGtcgatcgaacagtaaaaaggcctatagggatactccacgatgtgctagtaaaactggagtcattcatatttctggcagattttgttattcttgattgtgaagtcaattttgaagtgtccattattcttgggaggtcattccttgctacgggaagagccttagtagatatggaaaagcggcagatgaaattttggttgaacaatgaggaagtgacctttaacatttgtaggtctatgaggcagagtggtgagctctaatcggtatctgctatatcctacaacgtTGGTGAGATATATAAGACACAAATAGAAaaacgtctaggtgtagaagcattaaatgcaatgataatgaattttgataacgattgcatagaagagtatgagtcattagtcgcgacTCTTGATCATGGTGATGTTTtgtttaaaccaaagaaatatgagttaaaTATGAAGAATCACGAGTCTCCGCCCGCAAAACCATCTATAAAAGAGGATCCAAAGTTAGAaataaaagctctcccacctcatatAAGGTATGAAGGCTTAGGAAATAGTGACAccttgccggtaatcattgcatcagacctgaatgaacaacaagttgagagtttggtgaaagtgctTAAAATGTCCAAAAGatctattgggtggactattgcaaacattattgggatccctcttGGTATTTGTTCTCAGAAAATCAAACccatgcccgatcataagccacgtattgagcaccagaggcTCTTTAAttcacctatgcaagaggtcgtgaagaagcaaatcattaagtggttggatgccggagtaatctatccgaTCACCGATAGTAGTTTGGTATGCcatgttcagtgtgtacctaagaaagggggaatgattatggtccccaatgagaaaaatgaagttgttccaatgagaccagttattggatggagggtgtgtatggattacttCAAATTAAATGAATGGACTGAAAAACAcaattttcctatgcccttcatggatcagatgttggatagacttgccggaaaagggtggtactattatcttgatggatattcggggCATAATTAGATTTATATTGTACCAGAAGATccagagaaaaccacttttacttgtccatatgggaccttagCGTTCAAAAGAATGTCGTTTGTGTTGTGCAATGTACCCGcaacatttcagagatgtatgacgTCGATATTTTCCGACATGGTGGAAGATACTATACAAGTCTTTATGGATGATTTATCTGTGGTTGGTAATTCATTCGAGCGGTGATTGAACAATTTATCTtaggtccttaagagatgtgaagactgcaatttagtactaaattgggaaaaataccatttcatggtgaaagaaggtattgctttgggtcatcgcatttcaaaAAAGgtcatagaggttgatcgatcTAAAGTCGAGGTTATAGTGAGACTTCCCCACCTATCTctataaaaggtgtgagaagctttcttgggcatacCAGTTTCTTAGtagattcatcaaagatttttcaaagattgcatatccattgtgcaaactgctgtagaaagattgtaaattttgttttgatgaatcctgtcttaaaccatttggtgagctaaaagaaaaattggtgtctgcacctaccattatttctccggattggaacagtccatttgagtttatgtgcgatgctagtagggttgctcttggtgtagtattgggacaaagaaagaacaaaatccttaaacccatttactatgcttgtaaatccctaaatgaagctcacaagaactacacagtgaccgagcaagaactccttgcagtagtctttgcttttgaaaaatttcactcctatttgctaggtactagagttgtAGTGCATACCgaccattcagcattgagatacTTGATGGAAAAGAAGGATGTGAAACCGATGTtaattcgttgggtattactgctataagaattttactttgaagtaagggatagaaaagggaccaaaAATAAGTTGCCGATCACTTTTCTTGACTAGAAGATTAAgttatgagagagttaggggataagactgatattgatgatactttccccgatgaacatgaATTGCCTgcctcacaagacttgattccatggttcgcagattttgcaaACTATCAGGCTAGTCATACTATTCCACCgaacttgtcctttcatcaaagaaaaaagttcatgtacgatgtgaagaagttcttatgggataaatcatatttataaagGAGTTGCATCGACGGGCTTATTCGTcattgtgtgccagaatgtgagatgttgaCTGTTTTATAagcatgccattcctcacccgttggtTGACATCATAATGGTATCCaaaccgctcataagatattacaatgtgggtactattggccaactcttcatcaagatgctcatgagtttgctcAAGCATGTGACAGATGCCAAAGATATGGCGGCATTTCAAgtaagcaagagctccctctaaaccccattctttttattgagttatttgatgtttggggtattgactttatgggtccTTTTGTGCGTTCTCATGGAATAAAGTATATTTTAGTACAGGtagattatgtatctaaatgggtggaGCTATCTCCCTCTCAAACAATAAAAGTAAGAGTATCACTGcgttcttaaaaaagaatatcttcTCTCATTTTGGCACaccaagggcaattattagtgataggggctcccacttctgcaacagattatTGAAGGGGTTATTGGAAAAATATCCGGTTAGCCATAATGTGTCCAcccttaccatcctcaaactagtgggcaactTGAAGAGTCAAATGGGTAGATCAAACAAATATTCTCAAAAAACAGTAAACgctagtagaacagattggtcaaggaggattgatgatgctctttggtcCTACCGGACAgcgtataagactcccataggtatgtccccataTTTACTTGAATATGGGAAAGTTTGTCATATTCCGGTTGAATTAGAGCGTAAAGCCATGTAGGCTATGAGAAGTTGAAAAtagattggagcgaagctgcagaacaacggttaattaggttgaatgaactcgatgaatttcacATGAAAATTTATGAAAGCTCATCcctctacaaataaaatattaagaagtaccatgacctaaaaattgaaaaatgagagtttatggtcgagGATTTGGTGCTTtcattcaattctaggttgcgcttaTTTCCCGGAAAGTTCAAGTCCAAATTGACTaatccttacttggttacccaactattcttTCATGGAGCAGTTTAGTTGGAAAGTAAGGAGGGTGTGcagttcaaggtgaatggacaacacataaaaaattaattcggGCATGGTGAAtcagcgaatgaagtgatcgaggcataaaATCTTGATGAAATCTAAGTAATAAAGTGTCCTAAGTCATGCCGCAACGTTAAATTAGGCGCTTGTTGGgcggcaacccaatacttataggttttctttctagtaattatagcattttctactaatgggtttttaaaatTGCAGGCATACcaccaggaaattctacagaaaatAACTCTGCAGTAGTCATTGAAGGACccatcgacggcccgtcacgaACGCGATGCACCGTCGCATGAATtcgtcgtgccaggtacgtcttttagttattttcaaaactagggcacatGCGACGAAACCAATGACGAACCGTCAATATTGCGACGTACAGTCGTCGGGGACTCATCACGTAATTATTGAAGCGTACCCGACCAGAACCGTCTAGgggtttttaaaatttcttaacgTTTAAAAAACCCCACCcattcatttcacccatttccttccctcttcctcccatttacctcccttttcaacttccaatttcctacctctctttcaaccgatcattttcccaaATTCCCCAATTCCTAAAAATCCATTATCTACTAGTCAGAGTCTCTTGCTGTGGTTttcttcttgatcaccaagtaccttctGCGCTTGTTTTTCTGAAATTCCCAGGTATGTGTCTCATATTTCTACCtatttacattaaatttttgtttatcaattagtattagcccaCTTCTTATTGATGGGTTGattctataatatatattatgtctgacgtaggttgagaatcctcaaaatttcattgttaaaactctagaaataggtgttttagcattgctagtttactaggtatttcgGTTAGACACATGTATGTTAAAACACTAAAAACTctatttgggtcataggggatgattgtggcatccccaGTTTTGTTATTGAATGACAGAActagaccccgatgacggaccgtcgtacccacgacgaaccgtcatagggtccgtcCCAACATCCCTAGCACCCCACTATGCAATTGTCTCCGAttgtccaccaacggacacatgagacgaccgtcgttcccatgacggtccgtccatCACAACTGTATGGGTTATCAGAGATCCTATTCCTAAGAGTCTCTCACTTTTTGTAGGTTTCCTCCAATGGACACATGCGGCGAATCGTCGTTCGCACGATATTTCATCCTGCATAACCTTCATGACGGCCAAAGACTCCTCTCCTAAGGATCTCTAacttttttcaagtgtcctcctACAGACATCTACGACGTACCATCAAACcttcgacggtccatcctgcataaccatcatgacggtcagcGACCCCTCCCccaagggtctccatactttttccaagtgtcccaCTATGGACATcaacgacagaccgtcatcatcgcaatggtccgtcctgcttatcCTTCATAATTGTAAGAGACTTTCTTTCAGGGGTATCCACATAAACAAAGTTTTAGTCatacatgacggaccccatgacggtccgtcgtactcacgagAAGCCGTCACCTAGTCTGTCGTGTTTTActtttactatagaaatgtcactACATCTTTAcacttttctatatttttcgtctttttgcttgtcttgtttgctccttctacacctaatattgattctttataggtactatctattatggcaccaaaacaagatagAGTCTACGCACGTGGGCGATCAAAGTATGTGAccccgtctgcccgcctggtcattggctctaatgatgagcgtgaccccgaatatgtgcccccaggaACTTTCACCCCATCCCGGgctgcacgtgctgccagagttacacccaaaaaggtggcatccTGCATAGTCACTctc
The sequence above is a segment of the Solanum lycopersicum chromosome 10, SLM_r2.1 genome. Coding sequences within it:
- the LOC138338750 gene encoding uncharacterized protein, with the protein product MAITTRGGKKTIDPPMLSNKKKVTKNTDKVVEVNGEVEDNTRKDAEVPKKTQIEKRLGVEALNAMIMNFDNDCIEEYESLVATLDHGDVLFKPKKYELNMKNHESPPAKPSIKEDPKLEIKALPPHIRYEGLGNSDTLPVIIASDLNEQQVESLVKVLKMSKRSIGWTIANIIGIPLGICSQKIKPMPDHKPRIEHQRLFNSPMQEVVKKQIIKWLDAGVIYPITDSSLVCHVQCVPKKGGMIMVPNEKNEVVPMRPVIGWRVCMDYFKLNEWTEKHNFPMPFMDQMLDRLAGKGWYYYLDGYSGHN